CAGTTCGGCATCACCGCGGCCGTGGCGGTCCTCGTGAGCCTGCTCGTCTCCTTCACCCTGACCCCCATGATGAGCGCCCGGCTGTTGGGGAGGGATGCGGCCCGGACAGAGGGGGCCCCGCAATCCCGGAGCGGATTCTATCGGTGGATCGACGCCGGATACGAGCGGTTGCTTTCCATCGCCCTGCGTCACCGGGCGGCGGTGGCGCTGGTCTCGGTGGCCGTCATGCTTTCGACCATTCCCCTATATGGGCTGATTCGCCAGGATTACCTCCCGGCCAACGCGGACGAGGGGGAGTTCAACGTGAACGTGACCGCCCCGCAGGGAACGAGCCTGGCCGGCATGGACGGGATCATGACCGACATCGTCGCCGACATCCGGAGCGTGCCCGGAGTGCGGATGGTGCTTTCGACCGCCGGGGGCGGGTGGATCGGCGGGGTGAGCGAGGGGAGGGCGTACATCCGGCTTGCCCCGCACGAGGAGCGCGTCTTCTCCCTCACCCGGCTGGTGAGGAGCACCGCGGGCGGGGCCCCCCTCGCCGCGTTCCGCGGAAACCGCTCCCAGCTTCAAGTGATGCAGGAGGTGCGGCGAAAACTCCGCAAGTACCGCGATCTTCGCGTCTCGGTCCGGAACATCACCGGATTCAACATCGGTGGAGGAAGCTTCGATATCGACTTCGTCCTCAGGGGACCGGACCTCAAGGCGCTTTCGACATACGCCGAGAGCCTGCGCGACCGCCAGGAGTCTCTTGGGCTTCTGGACGCCGACACGACGCTCCGGCTCGACAAGCCGGAACTGCGGGTCGAGATCGACCGGGCCCGCGCCGCGGACCTTCGCGTCGACCCGGAGCGGGTCGGAACGGCGGTCCGGCTCCTGGTCGGCGGGGACGAGGAGGTCTCGCGCTTCAAGGATCCCTCCAACAACGAGGATTACAAAGTGGCGCTCCGGCTCCGCGA
The bacterium DNA segment above includes these coding regions:
- a CDS encoding efflux RND transporter permease subunit; this encodes QFGITAAVAVLVSLLVSFTLTPMMSARLLGRDAARTEGAPQSRSGFYRWIDAGYERLLSIALRHRAAVALVSVAVMLSTIPLYGLIRQDYLPANADEGEFNVNVTAPQGTSLAGMDGIMTDIVADIRSVPGVRMVLSTAGGGWIGGVSEGRAYIRLAPHEERVFSLTRLVRSTAGGAPLAAFRGNRSQLQVMQEVRRKLRKYRDLRVSVRNITGFNIGGGSFDIDFVLRGPDLKALSTYAESLRDRQESLGLLDADTTLRLDKPELRVEIDRARAADLRVDPERVGTAVRLLVGGDEEVSRFKDPSNNEDYKVALRLREEDRADPATIGRLLVPREGGGVAQLESVARIERVPSASRIDRLDRQREVRLRASVAPGFAMADRLEALRAAVTAMNMPPAYTTRISGRGRELERTFGEFVWAFALSIVFMYMILASQFENLVHPCTILLSIPLCVPFALLSIWLTGNTLNLYSALGILVLFGVVKKNAILQIDHMNSLRAGGMDRAAAILQGNRDRLRPILMTTLTFVAGMLPLAVGSGPGAEERRVIAVVVIGGQTLSLLLTLLATPVVYSLLDDLALVLRRSKGSASPSPGQ